One part of the Actinomycetes bacterium genome encodes these proteins:
- a CDS encoding Rieske (2Fe-2S) protein, which produces MGTLGRRDVLRGATAIGAGAVALPLLAGCGGGGTNGGGSTGGGGSGGTSGVTVAKSKVPVGGGTVDGSVVVTQPTAGQFKAFSSTCTHMGCTVGGVQDGFIVCPCHGSHFAIATGDPTPTSPAKVPLPAKTVTVDGDNLVIT; this is translated from the coding sequence ATGGGCACGCTGGGTCGACGCGACGTGCTGCGGGGAGCGACCGCCATCGGGGCCGGCGCGGTGGCCCTCCCGTTGCTGGCCGGCTGCGGCGGGGGCGGCACCAACGGTGGCGGCTCCACCGGCGGGGGCGGCTCGGGCGGGACCTCGGGGGTCACGGTCGCCAAGTCCAAGGTCCCGGTCGGCGGCGGCACGGTCGACGGCTCGGTGGTCGTGACCCAGCCCACCGCAGGGCAGTTCAAGGCGTTCTCGTCGACGTGCACCCACATGGGCTGCACCGTCGGCGGGGTGCAGGACGGGTTCATCGTCTGCCCCTGCCACGGCAGCCACTTCGCGATCGCGACCGGCGACCCGACGCCGACCTCGCCGGCGAAGGTGCCGCTGCCCGCCAAGACGGTGACCGTCGACGGCGACAATCTGGTCATCACCTGA